From Streptomyces sp. TLI_235, a single genomic window includes:
- a CDS encoding excisionase family DNA binding protein — protein sequence MLTATATRPVVYTPEEAARVLRISRSKLYQLLADHELGSIKIGRCRRVRPADIEAYIERQATLAN from the coding sequence TTGCTCACCGCCACGGCTACCCGGCCCGTCGTCTACACCCCGGAAGAGGCCGCCAGGGTTCTCCGGATCAGCCGGTCGAAGCTCTACCAACTCCTGGCTGACCACGAGTTGGGCTCCATCAAGATCGGTCGATGCCGCCGAGTGCGGCCCGCCGACATTGAGGCGTACATCGAGCGCCAGGCCACCCTGGCCAACTGA
- a CDS encoding bifunctional DNA primase/polymerase-like protein, whose product MSLVRSPHPLRDETRRPAHKVCAEQHATAETVPMPSAVAAAPAVDDLLTAREETPLTDWQHALTAAHHAIERGFAAFPTGRTKRPAVPSPHPPGKERNECRAACGRFGHGVLDATTDHQQIDALFAAAPWATGYGIACGRAPYHLVGLDLDRKNGLDGVADLARLAAEHGFTVPTTATVATPSGGLHAWLASPPGSVFPNSVGKVAPGIDVRGPAGYLVGPGSLGTAGRYVFAPGTDPNVIAPCPPALLALLNPPPAPAAVTPAAGLRERVHHQKPYVRAAIDRETALVRAQKYPGRAKRLFASAAALGRHIPTGVIAEDLAFDALMAAGTATGLSHTECEHTIRRGLARGAGSLRPAA is encoded by the coding sequence GTGTCGCTGGTGCGGTCGCCCCACCCGCTCCGCGACGAGACCCGCCGGCCCGCGCACAAGGTCTGCGCCGAGCAGCACGCCACCGCCGAGACCGTCCCGATGCCCTCGGCCGTGGCCGCGGCGCCCGCTGTGGATGACCTGCTGACCGCCCGTGAGGAGACGCCGTTGACCGACTGGCAGCACGCTCTCACCGCCGCCCACCACGCCATTGAGCGCGGCTTCGCCGCCTTTCCGACTGGGAGGACCAAGCGGCCGGCGGTTCCCAGCCCACACCCGCCCGGGAAGGAACGGAATGAGTGCCGCGCCGCCTGCGGCAGGTTCGGGCACGGCGTCCTCGACGCCACCACCGACCACCAGCAGATCGACGCACTGTTCGCCGCCGCCCCGTGGGCGACCGGCTACGGCATCGCGTGCGGCCGGGCCCCATACCACCTGGTCGGCCTCGACCTCGACCGAAAGAACGGCCTGGACGGCGTCGCGGACCTCGCCCGCCTCGCCGCCGAGCACGGCTTCACCGTGCCGACCACGGCCACCGTGGCGACGCCGTCCGGCGGGCTGCACGCCTGGCTCGCCTCCCCGCCCGGCTCGGTGTTCCCGAACTCCGTCGGCAAGGTGGCGCCAGGAATCGACGTGCGGGGCCCGGCCGGGTACCTGGTTGGCCCCGGATCCCTCGGCACCGCCGGCCGGTACGTCTTCGCCCCAGGCACCGACCCGAACGTCATCGCTCCGTGCCCGCCCGCCCTGCTGGCCCTGCTTAACCCGCCGCCCGCCCCGGCCGCGGTCACCCCCGCGGCCGGACTGCGGGAGCGGGTCCACCACCAGAAGCCCTACGTCCGGGCCGCGATCGACCGTGAAACCGCATTGGTCCGCGCGCAGAAGTACCCCGGCCGCGCGAAGAGGTTGTTCGCCTCCGCGGCCGCCCTCGGCCGCCACATCCCCACCGGTGTCATCGCAGAAGACCTCGCGTTCGACGCGCTCATGGCCGCCGGGACCGCGACAGGCCTCAGCCACACCGAGTGCGAGCACACCATCCGCCGCGGCCTCGCCCGAGGCGCCGGAAGCCTCCGACCCGCCGCCTGA